A segment of the Arachis hypogaea cultivar Tifrunner chromosome 5, arahy.Tifrunner.gnm2.J5K5, whole genome shotgun sequence genome:
catgcttccttttcatcctcaaagccattcctaccctataaaacctaaaaacacttaacacacatatcatggcatcaaatgataataagagaggattaaaaattgtgaattaaaggccaaagaagcatgttttcaatcatagcacaaaatcaggaaggaaagtgTAAAGCATGCGGAttctgtgaataagtgtgagattagtggataaaatccactcaattaagcacaagatgtaccacgaaatagtggtgcttCACTAAGCATCGTATCATAAGAAAACAAATAGTTCAAAAAGCTATAAACAAGAGATAGAATTGGATGTCaccatagtggggtgtctcccaccaagcactttggtttagagtcctaagttggactttcaTGGCTTTCTTGATCACTTAGAAATTTCCCCAAGGAGGAAAATCTCAAACTCCTTGGCTTGCTTTGGTTGAGCAtgatcctttgaatttgactccTTGGCACTATCCTCTTTTCCTTGCTCCTTGCCATCTTCAATCACTTTGTCTTCAACTATGTCGCACCCAAAAATAGAGTATGCCTCAAGGATGGATTTTTTGGAGTCCTCCAAAGTGAACTTGATTAACTTGCCATCTGCCTCAAAAGAATAGACTCTCGAGTGTGCGTCTAACTTGAAATGGGCAAtcttcaagaatggtcttccaaggagTATTGATGATGGCTTGGTTGAGTCAATAGGAAGGGTCTCCAAAATGTGAAAATTATCTAGAAAGAGCAATCCTTGAATATTGACTATGACATTCTCTTCAATCTCCACAACTGACACAGTACTCTTGTCGGCTAATACAAACCTCGCCTCGGACCTCTTTAGGGGAGATAAGTTCAGTCTTTCGTAGATGGggagtggcatgatgcttacacacGCCCCCATATCTCACATTCAGTCCATGACCTTAGTCCCACCAATCAAACAAGTAACCAAACATGGACCGGGATCATTGCATTTTTAGGAAGTAAAGAGGAGATAGAATCATCTTCCGGCTTTTTGTTGATGTTGCGAAGCTTGTCTTTGTGACTGCAAATATCCTTGGGGAACTTGGCATATTTCGGCACTTGTTGAATGGCTTGAAAGAGAGGGACGGTAACTTTAACTTTCTCAAAAACTTCCACCACAGTGGGGTCAAGATCTTCTTGCTTCTTTGCTTTCTTGGCTAAAGTTGAGAATGGGATGGGCAAAGGCTCTTCAAGCAAGGTCTTTCTCTTTGGCTCCTTGACCTTCGGTGGTTCTTCCTCATTTTTATCAACATTTTCATCTTCACTCCTCATCATCTCTACTTTATCTCCTACCTCCTCATTATTTGTCTCCTCATTCAACCTTGAAGGTATAGCCACATTCTTATCCAACTTAGTACCACTTCTAAGAGTAATGATATTTATGCTTCCTTTAGGATTGGGTTGAGGTTGGGAGGGCAAACTACTTGAGGTTGAAGCTTATTGGGTGATTTATGTAGTTTGAGGAGGGAGAGTCAAACGGGTAAGGGCTTCGACTATTGTAGCCATGTAAGTATCTTGTTTCTTATGGAACTCTTTGTTCTTGCATGAAGGTGTGAATTGTGTCATTCATGTGGGATTGATTGGAGGGAAGGGCTTGGTTAATTTGAGAGGGATTGGATCGACTATTTGGATGTTGATACTTCACTTGAGATGGAGGTTGTGGGGGTTGTTGGTATGGTTATTGGTATTGTGGTTGACCTTGGGGGAATTGGTGGTAGTAGACTTGAGCATTTTGGTTAGGTTGAGCTTGGGGAGCTTGGTTCCACCTTTTGTTTGAgttatctctccacccttgatttAGATTACCTCCTTGTGGGTAGGATCCTTGGTTGTAATTGGATTTTTGCAGGTAAGGGTTAACAACTGCCAATGTAGTGTCCTCTTGGATTTGAGGGTACTCATCGGTGTAATAAGAAGTACAAGTACAAACACCACATATCCTTGATGGTCCTTCGGTCCTAGGAGGTTGAGGTGGAGTATTTATCAAAGTTTGAGGGATTTGTTGCCCTTGGGTGATTTGCCGCAACAAAATCGTAATCTCACCAAGGGTCTTAGTCAAAATAGCATCTCCGGAAGGAGAAACCCCGCTCACAGCTTTTGGTGGCGAACTCCTTGCTCTAGAGTGTTGAGTTAAATCTGATAGGTCTGATATAACTTCCCATGCTTCTACTGTGGTCTTAGTTTTGGTCAACGATCCTCCATTTGCAACATCCAGGAGAAGCTTGTCTTGGTGGTGCATTCCTTGACAGAAATAACTGATCAGAACCAACTCATCAATCCGGTGGTGAGGGCAAGTCTCCAGCAACTTCTTAAATCTCTCCCAATATCCATACAAAGTCTCCCCATCTCGCTGCACAATGCAAGATATCTCTCTTCGCAGCTTGTCTTTTTTCTGAGGAGGGTcgaacttttccaagaattcttTCCGCAACAAGTCCCAATTGGATCTAACTTTCCCTGGCTGAGTATAAAACCACTCCTTtgattttccctccaaaaagaaaGGGAAAGCGAAGACCAATACCGCGGCTTCATCTGCTCCATGTCTTCTCGCAGTTGCACAtgcaacttgaaaatccttaagGTGCTTCAGAGGATCTTCCCCAGGCATCCCACTGTACTTGGGGAGCAAGTTGATTGTGCCAGACTTAAGCTCAAAATTCGGATCCAAGGCCGGATATAGAATATGAAGTGGTTGCAAGGCAAGATCAGGAGCTCCATCTTCCTTCAACGTGATCCTTCGCGGTGGATCCGCCATGTCGATGTCACCTGAGTCACTCAAAGATAATTCAGTACTCCCCATAGATAAATAGAGAGTCTCCTCGTTGATTGGAGAATGATGGTCACGGATTGGTGGTGATAGTGAATGGGAGTGATCCTCAAGAGAGCCCGATTCACTATGCACGAAAGCTAGCcggcgccgagcttgccttatacaaGTTAAAGCTCTTTCAATTTTTGGATCAAAAGTGGCCAAGCTCGGGTCTGGAAGCGACCGTGTCATTCAACTGAGGAGGCCATGAAAGCATGTAATTATGAAAAGCAAACAAAAGTAGGCAAGTAACCAAGAACTAACTTAATAATCTGCAATTACTAAGACTAACTAAAAAGAAAAGTAGTATCTACAATTAATGCCAAGTAGAAAACCAAAAATcaaatattcacaatattcacatatttacacaaccaaaatcatagcactcattgcacttaaagtgaaattccccggcaacggcgccaaaatttggTAGGCGCCCGAATCgcataggtttggattttcaTACTAAAAGTAGAATTAACATTGCAAGCATAGACCAAACCCAACAATTGGCCACCgatcaaatttgaatttcacaAGATGTGACACAACTCAAAACCAATTTAAAACTGAGAGTAATtgactcccaggtcgtctcccaaggaatcACTTAAGGGCAATGAGTGTGCAGATtccggttgtagtgatcaaggggttgtgaatgaagaaataaacatataaattattaaaagaaaatgcaaaattataatgattgaactaataaagaaattaaagaaccgactatgtaatatgaacaagtaaagtataaaagagattaacatagCAATGTATAAAAGATTGAAAGCTTAAAAAGGGGTcatggcttggagtgagctaagggtcctttctttgttggaaccacaactatgacaattatgatggattagtctcacttgatcaaccctcaaatcggaaggtaagttaaatgagcataagtgttcttaacccataaatcctaaattgcttCTTAATGGCCTTAGCAACaacttagcgttagtgggaataagaacaattaacaatccaagaattgacactaaatgttggacattctaactctaggaacccaattgctcactttacccaagccaagagacaaaaatttagcctaaaaccatgtttgacattttgtcaaacacttggtgggcaaaaagcttaaacatgagaaaaataagaaaaggcttgaaactaaaagtaacacttgatctcaatcaacaagaatgaCAATAGAAAGAATAGAAcaaccatcaaacatcaaattcatcaacaataaattgaaattacaaaagagaagtaaaattgaactataacttgaaatagaagaaagagtaatgacaatgtaactataaagagtaataacaagagaatagTTACAATGAgattagcaaaatccaagatcaaaaatggaaattaCACTTTGAAAGAAAAACCCTAagataaaccctaatagagaagatgaaaaacttagagaaaactaaaactaaaaatctttactactactcctaaaaactacactaatgatatgctatgttatGCCCTTCATTCcccctccaatatgagctaagagacatcagaaatgggcctccaaagccctCAAATCGTGAGTCACATGcttctttaatgaagtcatgcgcGGACACCTGTGCGGACACACATGCACTTTGCGAAAAATCccatcctgtgcgtacgcacaagacgctgtgcgcacgcacacatctctgaactcatctcctttgattcttcatgtttcctccactttgcatgctctccTCCCATTTTTTCCAACCCATTCCCACCTTATATACCTGAAATTACTCACAaatacatcaaggtatcgaatggaaggcaaatggaataaaatagatcaaattaagcacaaaagagtatGTGTGCAAtttgggaggaaagttcaaaagcatgctatttaagaAAATAATTGCAAGTTTATGTGATAGAATCtgttaaattctaataaaaaattatcatcaaatatggattcatcactcACCTAATCCGACTTTTTTGATACTACCAAATGCCAAAAAACTCATAAGTATGAgacacataaaaaaaaaagagtacaagGAGTAGAAGTGAGGTGAGGAACTTCAGATGAGTCTCCTTTCATATTTGTAGACAAGACTCCTACACAAAACGCAACCTACATTATGAAGCTTCCAAAAAAATTTTGTGGACACCTTAAAAACGCAATCTGTGTTTtggagtttaaaaaaaattaaacattgtgCATCCCTAAACGTAGGCTACGTTTGGACCTAAAGGAAATaacaaaaaacatttaaaaattctaaaaagcaTAAAATACTAGCTGCGTTTGGTTATttctgataaataaaaaataaataaaaaataatagaaaatggtAAAATGCAGGTTGCGATTTGAGTTGATACCATAGTAGCGAAATTTTTTTGCACACCTCCATTTCATTACACTACACCATACTTTTTCCATATAGAAAAAAATGAGCCTATAATATGAGTAGGGCGCTGCAGCctgaaagaataataataataataataataataataataataataataataataataagttgaaGGCGCTGGGGCGTCAATGTGCCACGCTttgtatataataaaaagtgaaatgggttttcgaaaaataataagagaagaatataatttattaaagttATAAAGTTAAAATGTaacaaatttaaatacaaaatagttAGTGTAATATTTAGTAATTAAAAGATGTAAAAAGAATTTAAGTAAAAGATGAGTTCAATgtcataaaatttaataatataatggtAATTATAATAAAAGACGTAGAAAGATAATTTAGTAACCTAAACTCTAGGGacttcttcataaaatatttaagGAAAGGCTCCATAAGAGGTTTATAATTGGTTATAGTACTAAAGAAAGATTGAGAATATCAAGGGAAGACCTTAatacaaaagaaaagagaaataagaTTACCAGAAGCGTGACCTAAGTGAGACAAGTAAAAGAGACTAAGATAAGATTA
Coding sequences within it:
- the LOC112803635 gene encoding uncharacterized protein, translated to MTRSLPDPSLATFDPKIERALTCIRQARRRLAFVHSESGSLEDHSHSLSPPIRDHHSPINEETLYLSMGSTELSLSDSGDIDMADPPRRITLKEDGAPDLALQPLHILYPALDPNFELKSGTINLLPKYSGMPGEDPLKHLKDFQVACATARRHGADEAAVLVFAFPFFLEGKSKEWFYTQPGKVRSNWDLLRKEFLEKFDPPQKKDKLRREISCIVQRDGETLYGYWERFKKLLETCPHHRIDELVLISYFCQGMHHQDKLLLDVANGGSLTKTKTTVEAWEVISDLSDLTQHSRARSSPPKAVSGVSPSGDAILTKTLGEITILLRQITQGQQIPQTLINTPPQPPRTEGPSRICGVCTCTSYYTDEYPQIQEDTTLAVVNPYLQKSNYNQGSYPQGASTSSSLPSQPQPNPKGSINIITLRSGTKLDKNVAIPSRLNEETNNEEVGDKVEMMRSEDENVDKNEEEPPKVKEPKRKTLLEEPLPIPFSTLAKKAKKQEDLDPTVVEVFEKVKVTVPLFQAIQQVPKYAKFPKDICSHKDKLRNINKKPEDDSISSLLPKNAMIPVHVWLLV